The DNA segment TTGGGGACTTATCGTATCATGTACCCTTGCAGTGAGAGGCAGACCCGCGGGTCTGCGGCCGGCATTCGAGGAGCACGCCGCCAGCCCGCCCATGAAGAGTGAGCAGGAGCATCGTATGTCCAAAGCTGAAGTCGCAGGTCATATCCATGTCTCGCCGCAGGCCATCGCCACGCTGGCGAGCATGGCCGTCATGCAGACCTATGGCGTCGTCGGAGTCACCAACAAGAACCTGGCCGGCGACCTGGCCGAAATCTTGCAGAAGGACAGTTGGCGCCGCGGCGTCGAGGTCCATATGCACGGCAAAGAGATCGTCATTGACCTGTACGTCGTGTTAGAGTACGGCGTCCGCTTTTCCGAAGTGGCGCATAATATCATGAGCAATGTGAAATATACGGTGGAAAGAGCCCTGGGCGTACCCATCCGAGCGGTAAACGTGCACATCCAGGGCGTCCGCATGAGCAGTAAATAGCGAGAAACGAACGATCCCGGGAGGAAAGGGGCCTTGAGCAATAACGATATCGCCCGCGAAGCACAACCTGATTCTACAGCGGCCAGCGGAACCGCGGTCGCCGGCGGTCCCGACTGGAAGACCTGTGACGGCCAGCAGTTCAAAGCCATGGTTCAGACGAGCCTGGCATGGCTGAACCATCATATCCCCATGATCAACGCCCTGAACGTGTTCCCTGTGCCGGATGGGGACACGGGCACCAATATGTACCTGACGCTGGAGTCTGCCTGGCAGGAGATCGCCGGCCGGACCGAACGCTCGGTAGCCCCCATTATCGAGGCCCTGGCGCATGGTGCACTGATGGGCGCACGCGGCAACTCCGGCGTCATCCTCTCCCAGATCTTTCGCGGCATGGCCCAGGCTCTCCATGACGCCGACCTGTTGGACAACAACCTGCTGGCGCGTGCGCTTCAGCAGGCGACCGCCACGGCGTATAAGGCGGTCATCCGGCCGGTGGAAGGGACGATTCTGACCGTGGTGCGGCGGGCGGCGGAGGCCAGCGCCCTGGCCGCAGAGACGGCCGATGATCTGCGGGATATGATGGCGCTGGTGGTGGAGGCCGCCCGCAAAGCGGTGGAGGAAACGCCCTCGCTTCTGCCCGTGCTGGCGGAGGCCGGCGTGGTGGACGCCGGCGGCCAAGGCCTGTACATCATCCTGGAGGGCATGCTCCGCTACCTGCGCGGTGAAAGCCTACAGGCGCCAGCAGAAACAAGGGGGGAGGAGGTGATCTTACACCATCCGGAAGGCCCGGAAGAAGGGTATGGGTACGACGTACAGTTCATCCTTACCGGCGAGAACCTCGACGTGGAGCGCATCCGCGCCGACATTGATGCTATGGGTGTCTCCACCCTGGTGGTGGGCGACAGCCGCACCGTCAAGGTGCATGTGCACACGCCGGAGCCGGGCACGCCGCTGAACTACGCCGCTCGCCTGGGTTCGTTGAGCCGCGTCATTGTGGAGAACATGCAGGAGCAGTACGAGGAATTCCGCGGCGCCGGCCGCGCCGCCGTGCCTCCTCCCACGCCAGTGCCCTTCCAGTCCGTCGCGCCCCAACCTCCCGCGCCGGCGCTGGTCTCCGAAATCGGCATCGTCGCGGTGGTGCCGGGCGAGGGCCTGGCCAAGGTCTTCCAAAGCCTGGGCACCTCCGCCATCGTGCCGGGCGGCCAAACCATGAACCCCAGCACCGAGGAGCTGTTGAGCGCCGTCGAGAGCCTCCCGCACAAGAAAATCATCATCCTGCCCAACAACAAGAATGTGATCCTGACAGCCCAACAGGCGCAGAACCTTTCCGACCGTCAGATCCGTGTGGTGCCCAGCAAGAACATCCCGCAGGGCATCAGCGCCCTGCTGGCCTTCAACTATCAATCGGACCTGGACACCAATGTCGAGCTGATGACCGAGGCACTGCACAGCATCCAGGCTGCCGAGGTGACGCGGGCCGTCCGCTCCGTGAAGATCAACGGCCTGCAGGTGGAAGAGGGGCAGTACATTGGCTTGCTGAACGGCGATCTGGTGTCCGCCGGCGAGAACCTCACGGATGTCGTGCTGAGCCTGCTGGAGAAAATGGGCGCGCAAGACCTGGAGATTATCACCCTCTATTACGGCGAAGGGGTGAGCGCGGAGGAGGCCCGCGCCCTGGCGGACCTGATTGCCGAACGGTACCCTGACCAGGAAATCGAAGTGGTAGAGGGCGGCCAGCCGCATTACCCATACATTATCTCCGGCGAATAATGCTTCATCTTTCCGGACCACATTGGGAGGACAGCCTTTCCATGCCGAAGATACGTATTGTCACGGACAGCGCCGTGCTGTTGGACCCCAAATCGCAGCGCGAACTGGATATCACGATCATGCCGCTGACCATCCGCCTCGGGAACGAGACATTTCGCGAGGGGGTGGATATCAGCGCCCAGCAGTTCCTGGAGCGACTGCGACAGCCGGGAGCCTATCCCCGCATCGAGCCGCCGGCCGCCGGCGACTTCATCCGCCTGTACGAATCCCTCGGCGCCCAGGGGGATATCATCCTTTCCCTGCATCATTCGCGCCGCCTGAGCAAGACCGTGCGCGCCGCCGAGGAGGCGGCCGCATCGCTGGTAGGCCGGCAGAAGGTGGAGGTCATTGATACCGAATCCATCTCCTACGGCCAGGGCATTCTGGTGCGCGCCGCGGCGCGTGCCGCGGCCGCCGGCGAGGACCTGGCCAGCATCATCCGCTTGGTGCGCGGCATGATCCCGCGCGTGTACGCCATCTTCTTCTCCGACACGCTGGACTATCTGGAGCACACCGGCCGCATCGGGCCGGCGCAGTCCATCCTCGGCACCATGCTCCAGATCAAGCCCATCCTGGTGATGGAGGACGGGGAGATCATCCCCATGGAGAAGGTCCGCTCCCACGAGGAAGCGGTGGAGAAGCTCTACGAATTCATCGCCGAATTCTCCGAGGTCGAGGAGCTGGTGATCCTGCGCAATCCCTATTTCAACAATGTGCCGCTCCTGCTGGAGCGTTTGAAAGAGCTTTTCCCGAGGCAGAACATCCCGGTCTATACCTACGGCCCATCGCTGGCGGCGCACATCGGGCCGTACGCGGTGGGGGCAGTGATATACGAGGGCCTGTAGGCCCGGGGAGACAGGCTGTGAGCGATCGAGAGATAGGTATCGTGACGGACAGCGCCGCGGATCTGCCGCCGGCGCTGGCCCGTCAGTGGGACATCACCGTGATCCCCTGCCTCATCTCCTTTGGCAGTGAAACCTATCGGGATGAGGTGGAACTGCCGCGCCAGGCCTTTTACCAGCGCCTGCGCGCCGCCAAAATCCTTCCCACCACCTCCGCGCCTTCGGTGGGGACCTTCATCGAGGCATACCGGGAGCTGGGCCGGCGCACCCGCACCATCATCTCCATCCACGTGGCCTCCGCCCTCACGAATATTTACAACGTCGCCCGCCTGGCCGCCGAAAGCCTGCCGGAACTGAACATCCATCTGGTGGATTCCCGTCAGGTCTCCATGTGCACGGGAATGCTGGCGCTGACCGCCGCCCGGCTGGCCGATGAAGGCGTGTCCGCGGGGGATATCATCGCCCGACTGCAGGAACTGCTCCCCCGTCTGCGGCTGGTGGCGGCGCTGGATACCCTGGAGTACCTGCATCGCGGCGGCCGCGTGAGCTGGGTGGCCTCGATGCTCGGCAGTCTGATTGACCTAAAGCTGGTGGTAGAGCTGAAGGACGCCAGCCTGCGCCTGCTGGACAAGGTGCGCGGCCGGCGCAAATCGCTCCAGCGCATGATCCAGCATGTCCTGGCAAGCGGCCCCCTGGAGCGGGTGGCGCTTCTGCATACCGACGCGCCCGAAGATGCGGCGGAGGTCCGCCGGCTTTTCGCGCCGTATGCCCCGCTTGCCGGCATTATTGAGACCGAGGCCGGCGCCACCATCGGCACCCACGCCGGCCCTGGTGCGGTGGGGTTCTGCATTCTCACCCGTTGAGCAACACATCATCCTGCGGGGGAACCTGCCATTGGCCTCTCGTCCCGTCTACGTGGTGACCGATGCCGCTGTTGACCTGCCGGCGCACAGCACACATCATCTTCCGATTGAGGTCCTGCCGATCACCGTCTCTTTCGGTTCCCGCTCCATCCTGCACGGCCGGGAGCCGGATCTCGAGACCTTCTACCGTTTGCTCCGGGAGAGCCGGCACTCTCCCACCACCGCCGCACCCACGCCGGCGTATACCGCCGAACGGTATGCCGCCCTCCTCGACCAGGGCTATGATATCCTCTCCATTCATCTCGCATCCTCCTTCAGCACCACCGCCCTGCAGTGCGCCCGCTTGGCGGAGGAGCTGGACAGCCGGCGCATCGTGGTGGTGGACAGCGGGCAGATGTCCGCCGGGCTGGGGCTGATGGTGGTGAGCTGTGCGCGGGCCGCGGCGGCCGGCGAGCCGCTGGCGCGCCTGGAACAGATGGCGCGTGCGATGGTGCCGCGGGTGCGGCTGGCCGGCGCCCTGCAGTCCCTCGACCATGTGCGGCGCAGTGGGCGTGTCCCCGGCCTGCCGGCGGCGGTGGGCGAATTTCTGCACATCAAGCCCCTGTTCGAGGTATATCGCGGCCAGGTGACCCTGCTCGGCTTCAGCCGCACCGTGCGCCAGGCCACCAGGCGTCTGGTGGAACTGGTGCGGGAATGGGGACCAATCCAGGAGATGGCGGTCATCCACGCCGACAATGCCGGCTGGGCGTCGGAGCTGGTCGAGTCTCTCGCGGAGTTCCGCCCCTCCATCCCCACCATCATGGACGCCGGCCCGACCATCGTTTCCCACGTGGGCCCAGGCGCAGTAGGAGTGGCAGCGCTTCTTGCCAATTGACGCCTCCGCGGGTATTATGAAGCCATCAAGACGTCGGCGAATGCCTGACGGAGGATATATGCAAAGCGCTATCGTCAAACTCATCAAAATCCTGAACCTCGAACGCGATATGGGATACATGAACCGCGCCGTGATCGGCGGCCTGGACAAGTTCGCGCCCCACTGGCGCGAGGAGGCGCTGTCCCAGGCGAGCACGGACGCGGCCCGTTCTGCCATTGAGGGAATATGTGACGTACTGCGCGCGTACTCCTCGCTGGAGACCACCGCGCAGAAGGCAGAATGCGTTGAAGACCTGCTGGCGCGCCTGAAGGCGCTGGAGGCCGGCGCGGCTCCTGCCCCGCCGCCAGTCCCGCAAGCCCCGGCCGAACCCGAGGAAAGACTCGAGGAAAAAGGGCCGGTCAGCGCACCGCCGCTCGCCAAACCCGGCGTCACCGCCGCGCCGGCGGAGCCCCCGCCCGCCGTCCCGAAACCGGAGGAGCCACCTGCCGCGCCGCCGGCGCCGGCCGGCGCGCGCTCGGCCGCGCTGGAGGCGGAGGTGACAACCCTGCCGCGCGTGGGACAGATGCAGGCCAAGCGGCTGGAGAAGCTGGGCATCCGCACTATCGAGGACCTGCTCTATCATTTCCCGCGCCGCTATGACGATTACAGCCGGCTCAAGCTCATCCACCAACTACGCCCCGGCGATGAGGTGACGGTACTGGCGAACGTGCGCCAGACCACCCTACGTCAGCTCGACGGCGGCCGCACTATCATCAAATGCATTGTGACGGACGGCACCGGCCAGCTTGAGCTGACCTGGTTCAACCAGCCTTTCCTGGAGAAGCGGCTGGCGCCGGGGACCTCCATCGTGGTCAGCGGGCGGGTGGAGCAGTTCCTAGGCCGGCTGACCATGAACTCGCCGGAATGGGAGCCGCTGGACAAGGAACATATTCACACCGGCCGCATGGTGCCGGTCTATCCCCTGACCGAGGGGGTGACCAACCGCTGGCTGCGCCGGCTCATCAACAAGGTCGTCGAGACCTGGGCGGATCGGGTCGAGGACTTCCTGCCCGAAGAGATGCGCCGGCGTCTGGAGCTGTACGACCTGGGCACGGCCCTGCGCGAGGTGCATTTCCCCGCCAGCGAAGAATCACTGGCGCAGGCGCGCCGGCGGCTGGCTTTCGACGAGCTGTTCCTCCTGCAGGTGGGCGTCCTGCGCCTGCGGCAGGCATGGCGCCGGCAGACCGGCCAACCCCTTCCGACAGACCGGCCGGCGCTGGAGCAGTTCCTGGCCTCGCTCCCCTTCACACTCACCGGGGCACAACAGCGCGCCCTGGACGAAATCCTGCGCGACATGGCCCAACCGGTGCCGATGAACCGGCTCCTGCAGGGGGATGTCGGCTCGGGGAAGACGGTGATCGCTGCCGCGGCCGCGCTGGTGGCCGCCCGTGGTGGGTTCCAGACAGCGGTGATGGTGCCGACGGAGATCCTGGCGCACCAACATTACGCGCGCTTCCAGTCCCTGCTGGGGCAGATGATGGTGCCGGCAAACGGCCAGGAACGCCCGCTCCGGGTGCGCCTGTTAGTGGGAAGCATGCCGCCGGCGGAAAAGCGCCAGGTGTATGACGAGGCGGCCGCCGGCGAAGTGGATGTCATCGTGGGTACCCATGCCCTCATCCAGGAGAACGTGCAGTTCGCCCGCCTGGCGCTGGTCATCATTGATGAACAGCACCGCTTCGGCGTTTCCCAGCGCGGCGCCCTGCGCCAGAAGGGGTACAGCCCGCATATGCTGGTGATGACCGCTACGCCCATCCCGCGCACCCTTTCGCTGACCCTGTACGGGGACCTGGACCTGTCCATCATTGACGAACTGCCGCCCGGCCGCCAACCCATCAAGACCTATATCGTCACCAATCGCGAGCGAGAGCGCGCCTATCAGTTCGTGCGCTCCCAGGTGGCGGAAGGGCATCAGGCGTTCATCATTTGTCCGCTGGTGGAAGAGTCGGAGAACATTGAGGCGCGGGCGGCGGTCGCCGAGTATGAGCGCCTTAGCAGAGAGGTGTTTCCCAACCTGCGTCTGGGGCTTCTGCACGGCCGCATGCCGGCCGAGGAGAAAGAGGAGGTGATGCGGCGGTTCAGCGCCGGCGAGCTGGACATCCTGGTCTCCACCGCCGTAGTCGAGGTGGGCATTGACGTGCCCAATGCCACGGTGATGCTCATCGAGGGCGCGGACCGTTTCGGTATGGCACAGTTGCATCAGTTCCGCGGGCGCGTGGGCCGTGGCAACGCGCCGTCGTACTGCCTGCTGTTGACGGAGAACACCAGCGAGGACGCCTGGGAACGCCTGCGGGCGGTGGCGGAATCGCAGGACGGCTTTGCCCTGGCAGAGAAGGACCTGGAACTGCGGGGGCCGGGCGAGTTCTTCGGCACGCGGCAGAGCGGCCTGCCCGATCTGCGCATGGCCAGCCTGGCCGACATCCACCTGCTGGAGCTAGCGCGGCGCGAGGCGTATCAACTGCTGGAGCAGGACCCGGAACTGAGCCGGCCGGAGCATCAGGCCCTGCGCCGGCGGGTCGAACGGGCCTGGGCACAGCGGCGAACGGATATCAGTTGAGATGGCGGCTGTTACCATTTCGCGGGAACTGGGGAGCCTGGGGACCCTCATCGCAGAGGAGGTGGGCCGGCGGCTGGGTTTCAGCGTCGTCCAGCGGGAGGTCATCAACC comes from the Anaerolineae bacterium genome and includes:
- a CDS encoding Asp23/Gls24 family envelope stress response protein translates to MSKAEVAGHIHVSPQAIATLASMAVMQTYGVVGVTNKNLAGDLAEILQKDSWRRGVEVHMHGKEIVIDLYVVLEYGVRFSEVAHNIMSNVKYTVERALGVPIRAVNVHIQGVRMSSK
- a CDS encoding DAK2 domain-containing protein — encoded protein: MSNNDIAREAQPDSTAASGTAVAGGPDWKTCDGQQFKAMVQTSLAWLNHHIPMINALNVFPVPDGDTGTNMYLTLESAWQEIAGRTERSVAPIIEALAHGALMGARGNSGVILSQIFRGMAQALHDADLLDNNLLARALQQATATAYKAVIRPVEGTILTVVRRAAEASALAAETADDLRDMMALVVEAARKAVEETPSLLPVLAEAGVVDAGGQGLYIILEGMLRYLRGESLQAPAETRGEEVILHHPEGPEEGYGYDVQFILTGENLDVERIRADIDAMGVSTLVVGDSRTVKVHVHTPEPGTPLNYAARLGSLSRVIVENMQEQYEEFRGAGRAAVPPPTPVPFQSVAPQPPAPALVSEIGIVAVVPGEGLAKVFQSLGTSAIVPGGQTMNPSTEELLSAVESLPHKKIIILPNNKNVILTAQQAQNLSDRQIRVVPSKNIPQGISALLAFNYQSDLDTNVELMTEALHSIQAAEVTRAVRSVKINGLQVEEGQYIGLLNGDLVSAGENLTDVVLSLLEKMGAQDLEIITLYYGEGVSAEEARALADLIAERYPDQEIEVVEGGQPHYPYIISGE
- a CDS encoding DegV family protein, which encodes MPKIRIVTDSAVLLDPKSQRELDITIMPLTIRLGNETFREGVDISAQQFLERLRQPGAYPRIEPPAAGDFIRLYESLGAQGDIILSLHHSRRLSKTVRAAEEAAASLVGRQKVEVIDTESISYGQGILVRAAARAAAAGEDLASIIRLVRGMIPRVYAIFFSDTLDYLEHTGRIGPAQSILGTMLQIKPILVMEDGEIIPMEKVRSHEEAVEKLYEFIAEFSEVEELVILRNPYFNNVPLLLERLKELFPRQNIPVYTYGPSLAAHIGPYAVGAVIYEGL
- a CDS encoding DegV family protein, whose translation is MSDREIGIVTDSAADLPPALARQWDITVIPCLISFGSETYRDEVELPRQAFYQRLRAAKILPTTSAPSVGTFIEAYRELGRRTRTIISIHVASALTNIYNVARLAAESLPELNIHLVDSRQVSMCTGMLALTAARLADEGVSAGDIIARLQELLPRLRLVAALDTLEYLHRGGRVSWVASMLGSLIDLKLVVELKDASLRLLDKVRGRRKSLQRMIQHVLASGPLERVALLHTDAPEDAAEVRRLFAPYAPLAGIIETEAGATIGTHAGPGAVGFCILTR
- a CDS encoding DegV family protein, with translation MASRPVYVVTDAAVDLPAHSTHHLPIEVLPITVSFGSRSILHGREPDLETFYRLLRESRHSPTTAAPTPAYTAERYAALLDQGYDILSIHLASSFSTTALQCARLAEELDSRRIVVVDSGQMSAGLGLMVVSCARAAAAGEPLARLEQMARAMVPRVRLAGALQSLDHVRRSGRVPGLPAAVGEFLHIKPLFEVYRGQVTLLGFSRTVRQATRRLVELVREWGPIQEMAVIHADNAGWASELVESLAEFRPSIPTIMDAGPTIVSHVGPGAVGVAALLAN
- the recG gene encoding ATP-dependent DNA helicase RecG; the protein is MQSAIVKLIKILNLERDMGYMNRAVIGGLDKFAPHWREEALSQASTDAARSAIEGICDVLRAYSSLETTAQKAECVEDLLARLKALEAGAAPAPPPVPQAPAEPEERLEEKGPVSAPPLAKPGVTAAPAEPPPAVPKPEEPPAAPPAPAGARSAALEAEVTTLPRVGQMQAKRLEKLGIRTIEDLLYHFPRRYDDYSRLKLIHQLRPGDEVTVLANVRQTTLRQLDGGRTIIKCIVTDGTGQLELTWFNQPFLEKRLAPGTSIVVSGRVEQFLGRLTMNSPEWEPLDKEHIHTGRMVPVYPLTEGVTNRWLRRLINKVVETWADRVEDFLPEEMRRRLELYDLGTALREVHFPASEESLAQARRRLAFDELFLLQVGVLRLRQAWRRQTGQPLPTDRPALEQFLASLPFTLTGAQQRALDEILRDMAQPVPMNRLLQGDVGSGKTVIAAAAALVAARGGFQTAVMVPTEILAHQHYARFQSLLGQMMVPANGQERPLRVRLLVGSMPPAEKRQVYDEAAAGEVDVIVGTHALIQENVQFARLALVIIDEQHRFGVSQRGALRQKGYSPHMLVMTATPIPRTLSLTLYGDLDLSIIDELPPGRQPIKTYIVTNRERERAYQFVRSQVAEGHQAFIICPLVEESENIEARAAVAEYERLSREVFPNLRLGLLHGRMPAEEKEEVMRRFSAGELDILVSTAVVEVGIDVPNATVMLIEGADRFGMAQLHQFRGRVGRGNAPSYCLLLTENTSEDAWERLRAVAESQDGFALAEKDLELRGPGEFFGTRQSGLPDLRMASLADIHLLELARREAYQLLEQDPELSRPEHQALRRRVERAWAQRRTDIS